In one bacterium genomic region, the following are encoded:
- a CDS encoding pyruvate kinase alpha/beta domain-containing protein, translated as MKKNSKSPTMATLQVALARAAELHIRHIVVASTGGDTALGLAKQLPNDVEAVCVTHHAGFSEFGKNELADSVENRLAEHGIPVLRTTHLFAGVERAIRLKVGGLGPAETIAFTYRTLGEGTKVGVEIAVMALDAGLIPYGKDVVAIAGTGSGADTALVIRPAHSRQFFETRVKEIICKPTDW; from the coding sequence ATGAAGAAGAACAGCAAGTCCCCGACGATGGCAACGCTGCAGGTCGCACTGGCGCGGGCCGCGGAACTGCACATCAGACACATCGTCGTAGCCTCCACCGGCGGAGACACGGCGTTGGGGCTCGCGAAACAGCTGCCGAATGACGTCGAAGCCGTGTGCGTGACGCACCATGCCGGGTTCAGTGAATTCGGCAAGAACGAACTAGCTGATTCAGTCGAGAACAGGCTTGCCGAGCACGGCATCCCCGTTCTCAGGACGACACATCTCTTCGCCGGCGTCGAACGCGCCATCCGGCTGAAGGTTGGCGGTCTGGGCCCGGCCGAGACCATTGCCTTCACCTATCGCACGCTGGGCGAAGGCACCAAAGTCGGAGTCGAAATAGCTGTGATGGCGCTTGACGCCGGGCTCATCCCCTACGGCAAGGATGTGGTCGCGATTGCCGGAACCGGAAGCGGCGCCGACACGGCGCTCGTCATCCGCCCGGCCCATTCTCGGCAGTTCTTTGAGACGCGCGTGAAAGAGATCATCTGCAAGCCGACCGACTGGTAA
- a CDS encoding HIT domain-containing protein, which translates to MDECAFCQIIAGKAPARKVYEDEQTLAFLDLHPISRGHTLVIPKKHVEWFTDIEPQDGVAGPFLKSCYVVARKLKHAFDCEYVTMLIRGTRVPHLHMLLIPSIKGEENLLDKTLAMHHFAQVHMKPPFSETELDAIAETVRNAGV; encoded by the coding sequence ATGGACGAATGCGCCTTTTGTCAGATAATCGCAGGCAAAGCCCCGGCCCGCAAGGTCTATGAAGACGAACAGACGCTCGCTTTCCTCGACCTGCACCCTATTTCGCGTGGCCACACCCTCGTGATTCCGAAGAAGCACGTGGAATGGTTCACCGATATCGAACCCCAGGACGGCGTCGCCGGACCGTTCCTGAAGTCCTGCTACGTCGTTGCCCGTAAGCTCAAGCACGCATTCGACTGTGAATACGTGACGATGCTCATCCGGGGTACGCGGGTCCCACACCTGCACATGCTTCTCATCCCTTCCATCAAAGGCGAGGAGAACCTGCTCGACAAGACCTTGGCCATGCACCACTTCGCTCAGGTCCACATGAAGCCACCCTTCAGCGAAACCGAACTCGACGCCATCGCTGAGACCGTGCGAAATGCCGGTGTGTAG